The genomic region TGGGTAGGACTCCGTTATTAGTCCCTGATCTAGCTGTTGGGAAAAGTTTGGTGGTCCGGGCAGAGCTAGAGGGTTAACGCTCTGTGAGCAAACGTGTTGAGCTGGCTGCAAATGAAAAGCATTCAATGGATCTCGTCTTTTCGGAGCTCCAGCAGGCAGAATTGTTGGTGGATGTCGTCTTATCGGATACAGATGATTCCACAATGCTTGAGATGGTCTCTATCGAGCTCGAAGGAGCAGGAGTCACTCCGCGGCCAGGGATGCACATCAATGTGCGGCCCGGTGCACTGCGAGTTGTGGCGAACCATCAGGATTATCATTCATCGGAACAGATGGTTCAACTTTCGGACCGTGATAAGAAAAAAGTCTTGTTTGAATTAAAACCGAAACCTGGAGTCGTCGTGATCGCCGATAGCATACCCACGAATACCCGATTCATCGTGGATGGTGTAACGACAGAGCCGCAGCAAACCAATTCTGGCCGACGCTTCTTTGCACTGACTCCGCGTGTTGATCACTCCATTCGCGTGGAGGCTAGGGATTTTCTTCCCCAGGAGCAAACTGTCCAAGTGTCACCCAATCGGCAGATTGATCTAGACTTCTCATTGGAACGTATTCCTGGTCCGCAGGGAGGTGCATCGTGGTCGATACCCTATCTGAAAGGCAAGTATGTTTGGATCGAGGCGGGGGACTTCCAACAGGGAAGTCCTCTCGAGGAGCACGCTCGCATTCCTAACGAAGGCCCAGTCCGATCTGTCACGGTAGAAAACTCGTTTTGGATGGGTGAAGCTGAGGTGACCCAAGCTCTCTACGAATCGATTATGGGCGTCAATCCGAGTGTTTCAGTCGGAAGCCAATTGCCCGTGGACTCCGTGAAATGGAGTGAAGCTATGGCATTTTGCAAGAGGCTGACAGATCAAGAAAGAGACGTTGGGCGCTTGCCGGCCGGCTACGTCTATCGTCTGCCTACGGAAGTGGAATGGGAATATGCGGCGCGTGCTGGCAGTGATTCACCCTACTCCTGGGGTAGTACGGCGACTTCTTCAGACGGCAATTTTTCTGGAGTGTATCCTCGCGGCTTCCGCTCAGATACATTGATCGAGCGCGAAGGTGTTTATGGATCGCAAAATGTGATGTCTTTCCAGGCAAATTCCTGGGGTCTCTACGACATGCATGGAAACGTGCGCGAGTGGACGCTGAATCGCTTTCGGCCTCGGCTCAATTTATTAGCAGAATACACAATTCCTGAAAGTGAAACGCTGCGTGAGCGCACCCAGAGAGGTGGCGGATGGGAAGACTTCGCACCGCGCTGTAGATCTGCTGCACGCGAGGGCGTCAGTGAACACATTCGGAGTAATTCTGCTGGATTTCGGGTAATTTTGGCACCCGAAATTGCCGACTAGAATCAGGTATCTCTAACCGGTTTTATGCGCGGTCTTCTATTCATATTTCTGATTTCTACTCTCTCTGTTTCAGCAGAGCTCATACCCAAGGGTTCCAAGATCAATCGCCTTCCGTTGGGACTTAAGGAATTCCGCAACATCGAGGTATTGTCTGTGAACCCTGAATCCATGACGATTCGCCATGATCTAGGCGTAGACCAAATCTT from Opitutales bacterium harbors:
- a CDS encoding SUMF1/EgtB/PvdO family nonheme iron enzyme, with the translated sequence MDLVFSELQQAELLVDVVLSDTDDSTMLEMVSIELEGAGVTPRPGMHINVRPGALRVVANHQDYHSSEQMVQLSDRDKKKVLFELKPKPGVVVIADSIPTNTRFIVDGVTTEPQQTNSGRRFFALTPRVDHSIRVEARDFLPQEQTVQVSPNRQIDLDFSLERIPGPQGGASWSIPYLKGKYVWIEAGDFQQGSPLEEHARIPNEGPVRSVTVENSFWMGEAEVTQALYESIMGVNPSVSVGSQLPVDSVKWSEAMAFCKRLTDQERDVGRLPAGYVYRLPTEVEWEYAARAGSDSPYSWGSTATSSDGNFSGVYPRGFRSDTLIEREGVYGSQNVMSFQANSWGLYDMHGNVREWTLNRFRPRLNLLAEYTIPESETLRERTQRGGGWEDFAPRCRSAAREGVSEHIRSNSAGFRVILAPEIAD